In a genomic window of Branchiostoma floridae strain S238N-H82 chromosome 19, Bfl_VNyyK, whole genome shotgun sequence:
- the LOC118406456 gene encoding ankyrin repeat domain-containing protein 50-like, whose protein sequence is MRKCQKALQMLMSQNANVNSKVKDEDVKEHFWSFYNSGSLSDIVLDLVISDEIEGAEDGDELVVRTMVLKEDFTAWRDFFHTDETADTLPEPNAAIQQTMARPTTDRSTIQPTDRATNAKSHTDSTTAHQGHLYPDLWIAAQQGHLPTVEMLLSKGADVNMTDRHGRTPLWIAAQEDHLPTVEMLLSKGADVNMTDRHGRTPLWIAAQQGHLPTVEMLLSKGADVNMTDRHGRTPLWIAAQEDHLPTVEMLLSKGADINMADRDGRTPLWMAAQKDHLPTVEMLLSKGADVNMADKVGQTPLWIAAHWGHHPTVEMLLSMGADVNKADTNGSTPLWIAAQEGNLSTVEMFLSKGADVNAADNNGQTLLWKAAQKAHLPTVEMLLTKGADVNMADKDGRTPLWIAVQKSHLHVSTVEMLLSKGADVNMADKEGRTPLWITLKKGHLPTMETLISKGADVNMAGKDGRTPLIVALQWGLLSTVEMLLSKGADVNKADKDGQTPLIVALQQFLLPSFLVEMLISKGADVNMADKNGRTQLWIAAQKGHLPIVEMLLSNGADVKIADKYGQTPLWSAAEQGHLSTVEMLLSKGANVNMADKNCRTPLLVALQREHLSTVEMLLSNGADVNMADMDGRTPLWIAGQCNHLPIVEQLLRKGADVNMADRYARTPLWTAARNGNLPSVEMLLSNGAEVNMADKYGQTPLWSAAQQGHLSTVEMLLSKGADVNMADKDDRSPTDVAKYEGHSAVEEILKKHAIKPK, encoded by the exons atgaggaaATGTCAGAAAGCATTACAAATGCTAATGTCACAGAATGCcaatgtcaattccaaggtcaaagacgaagatgtgaaagaa CATTTCTGGAGTTTCTACAACAGTGGGAGTCTGTCTGACATTGTGTTGGATCTGGTGATATCAGATGAGATCGAGGGAGCTGAAGATGGAGATGAGCTGGTGGTCAGGACGATGGTGCTGAAGGAAGACTTCACAGCATGGAGGGACTTCTTCCATACAG ATGAAACCGCAGACACACTGCCTGAACCAAATGCTGCCATCCAACAGACCATGGCCAGACCCACTACTGATCGTTCCACCATCCAACCAACTGACAGAGCCACCAATGCCAAATCACACACAGACTCAACTACAG CACATCAAGGCCACCTGTACCCAGACTTATGGATAGCAGCACAACAGGGTCACCTCCCTACAGTAGAGATGCTCCTCAGTaagggtgcagatgtcaacatgaCAGACAGGCATGGCAGGACTCCACTGTGGATAGCAGCACAGGAAGACCACCTCCCTACAGTAGAGATGCTCCTCAGTaagggtgcagatgtcaacatgaCAGACAGGCATGGCAGGACTCCACTGTGGATAGCAGCACAGCAGGGCCACCTCCCTACAGTAGAGATGCTCCTCAGTaagggtgcagatgtcaacatgaCAGACAGGCATGGCAGGACTCCACTGTGGATAGCAGCACAGGAAGACCACCTCCCTACAGTAGAGATGCTCCTCAGTAAGGGTGCAGATATCAACATGGCAGACAGGGATGGCAGGACTCCACTGTGGATGGCAGCACAGAAAGACCACCTCCCTACAGTAGAGATGCTCCTCAGCAAGGGTGCAGATGTAAACATGGCAGACAAGGTTGGCCAGACTCCACTATGGATAGCAGCACATTGGGGCCACCACCCTACAGTAGAGATGCTCCTCAGTATGGGGGCAGATGTAAACAAGGCAGACACAAATGGCAGTACTCCACTGTGGATAGCTGCACAGGAGGGCAACCTCTCTACAGTAGAGATGTTCCTCAGTaagggtgcagatgtcaacGCGGCAGACAATAACGGCCAGACTCTACTGTGGAAAGCAGCACAGAAGGCCCACCTCCCTACAGTAGAGATGCTCCTCACTAAAggtgcagatgtcaacatggcagacaaaGATGGAAGGACTCCACTGTGGATAGCAGTACAGAAGagccacctacatgtatctacagtagagatgctcctcagtaagggtgcagatgtcaacatggcagacaaaGAGGGCAGGACTCCACTGTGGATAACATTAAAGAAGGGCCACCTCCCTACAATGGAGACCCTCATCAGTAAGGGTGCAGACGTCAACATGGCAGGCAAGGATGGCAGAACTCCATTGATAGTAGCACTGCAGTGGGGTCTCCTCTCTACAGTAGAGATGCTCCTCAGTaagggtgcagatgtcaacaAGGCAGACAAGGATGGTCAGACTCCACTGATAGTAGCACTTCAGCAGTTCCTCCTCCCTAGCTTTTTAGTAGAGATGCTCATCAGTaagggtgcagatgtcaacatggcagacaaaAATGGCAGGACTCAACTGTGGATAGCAGCACAGAAGGGCCACCTCCCTATAGTAGAGATGCTTCTCAGTAATGGTGCAGATGTCAAGATAGCAGACAAATATGGTCAAACTCCACTTTGGTCAGCAGCAGAGCAGGGTCACCTCTCCACAGTAGAGATGCTCCTCAGCAAGGGTGCAAATGTCAATATGGCAGACAAGAATTGCAGAACTCCACTGTTAGTTGCATTACAGCGGGAACACCTCTCTACAGTAGAGATGCTGCTCAGTAATggtgcagatgtcaacatggcagacaTGGATGGCAGGACTCCACTGTGGATAGCAGGACAGTGCAACCATCTACCTATAGTAGAGCAGCTTCTCAGAaagggtgcagatgtcaacatggcagacaGGTATGCTCGGACTCCTTTGTGGACAGCAGCACGGAATGGAAACCTTCCTTCAGTGGAGATGCTCCTCAGTAACGGTGCGGAAGTTAACATGGCAGACAAATATGGTCAAACTCCACTTTGGTCAGCAGCACAGCAGGGCCACCTCTCTACAGTAGAGATGCTCCTCAGTaagggtgcagatgtcaacatggcagacaaggaTGACAGAAGTCCAACAGATGTAGCAAAGTATGAGGGTCACTCCGCTGTTGAAGAGATACTCAAGAAGCATGCAATCAAGCctaaataa
- the LOC118406355 gene encoding protein TORNADO 1-like, protein MELLIKNRAELNVTDKEDKYPVDVAAGLDRYTQFLLETETRKQVEYRELVSSAGSEERTTIKLILCGDGQAGKTSLQAILRKTGFIAGAFWNIRRQLRREDAFNPTPGVHVSSKTVGGFGRLRLHDFAGQAQFYVTHAMLLRTTNAIFPVIYKITDGEDKQKRQIHGWLSFICCSNTDPTYKPRAVLIASHVDKLQDQKAGLCRATALVDHYKELFQESLVVSQEVFLMNCLEAGSREIQRLREVLAAFRDDVLKQRPKVPKVCIQLLAGIEGWREERKTFPVMSWQEYLTSIKHAHGIFKERIVQLASSYLHDEGEIISLRQEPNSLVVLDPQWLNTSVFGPLLASNNFDTIRDKINRTAEDHVTREELTRVFSDIADIPLLIKLLQDFQLCHTHDSRTFILPSLLQKEMEESAWSPVSNKAVYFGLQIRCRTEVDSFSCDLFPRLQTLLMQAHQNRLSQPLLWKNSAKCTDGKAEALLKITTDKRQLNIFVRSHDGNREDCNSIMDILIDMTYRLLHQTSPGARSRDMVLSALDLREHRSQPYAYSREEVLTASAKGENLIHPRRNIPEKVMDLVHDLSSLEGMRGWVFQKRPELIHHQTNVPEKVKDLLQQQQQQHLGNLKEGQQKTCESQQKI, encoded by the exons ATGGAGCTGCTCATAAAGAACAGAGCTGAACTCAATGTGACAGATAAG GAAGACAAGTACCCTGTTGATGTTGCTGCAGGACTGGACAGATATACACAGTTCTTGTTGGAG ACAGAAACACGGAAGCAGGTGGAGTACAGGGAGCTGGTTTCCTCTGCGGGGTCTGAGGAGAGGACAACAATCAAACTGATTCTCTGTGGAGATGGGCAGGCTGGCAAAACGTCTTTGCAAGCAATTCTGAGAAAG ACAGGCTTCATCGCGGGTGCTTTCTGGAACATAAGGAGGCAGTTAAGACGAGAAGACGCTTTTAACCCCACCCCGGGGGTGCATGTATCCAGTAAAACAGTGGGAGGATTCGGGAGACTCCGCCTGCATGACTTTGCAGGACAGGCGCAGTTCTACGTCACACATGCCATGCTGCTCCGCACAACTAATGCCATCTTCCCTGTCATCTACAAAATCACAGATGGAGAAGACAAACAGAAACGGCAG ATCCATGGTTGGCTGAGTTTTATCTGCTGCAGTAACACAGATCCCACCTACAAACCCCGAGCTGTTCTGATCGCCAGTCATGTGGACAAGCTACAGGACCAGAAAGCAG GTCTGTGCCGGGCCACAGCTCTGGTAGACCACTACAAGGAACTGTTCCAGGAGTCACTGGTGGTGTCACAGGAGGTGTTCCTGATGAACTGCCTGGAAGCGGGGTCTCGTGAGATACAACGGCTCAGAGAGGTGCTGGCAGCATTCAGGGACGACGTGCTAAAG CAAAGACCAAAGGTCCCGAAGGTCTGCATTCAGTTGCTGGCAGGGATTGAAGGGTGGAGGGAGGAAAGGAAGACGTTCCCAGTGATGTCATGGCAGGAATATTTGACATCTATTAAGCATGCACATGGCATTTTCAAGGAACGTATTGTACAGCTGGCGTCATCTTACCTACATGATGAGGGGGAG ATCATCTCCCTTCGCCAAGAACCCAACTCATTGGTAGTGCTGGACCCCCAGTGGTTGAACACATCGGTTTTTGGACCCCTCCTTGCTTCGAACAACTTCGACACGATAAGAGACAAGATAAACCGGACTGCCGAGGACCATGTCACGCGTGAGGAGCTCACCCGTGTCTTTAGTGACATTGCCGACATCCCTCTGCTGATTAAACTCCTCCAGGACTTCCAACTCTGCCATACGCATGACAGTCGCACCTTCATCCTCCCCAGCCTGCTGCAAAAGGAGATGGAAGAGTCAGCGTGGTCTCCCGTGTCCAACAAGGCTGTCTACTTTGGTTTGCAGATCAGATGCCGCACAGAAGTTGACAGCTTCTCATGTGACCTGTTCCCACGGCTGCAGACGCTACTGATGCAAGCACACCAGAACAGACTCAGCCAGCCTCTCCTGTGGAAAAACAGTGCCAAATGTACCGATGGGAAGGCTGAAGCACTACTGAAGATCACAACGGACAAGAGGCAACTCAACATTTTTGTCAGGAGCCATGATGGCAACAGGGAGGACTGCAACTCCATTATGGACATCCTGATAGACATGACATACCGCCTGCTGCACCAAACAAGCCCCGGAGCCAGGTCACGGGACATGGTGCTCAGCGCCCTGGACCTCCGGGAACACAGATCACAGCCTTATGCCTACAGCAGGGAAGAGGTGTTGACAGCATCAGCAAAGGGGGAGAACCTCATTCATCCTAGGAGGAACATCCCAGAGAAGGTCATGGATCTCGTGCATGATCTCAGCAGCCTGGAAG GCATGCGGGGGTGGGTGTTCCAGAAGAGGCCAGAGCTCATTCATCATCAGACCAACGTCCCAGAGAAGGTCAAGGATTTATtgcagcaacaacagcagcagcatcTTGGCAACCTGAAAG AAGGTCAGCAGAAGACTTGTGAAAGTCAGCAGAAGATCTGA